From the genome of Cervus elaphus chromosome 7, mCerEla1.1, whole genome shotgun sequence:
tggaaacacaCGCTCAACAACTGAGGAATTGTTAAGCAAATTCTAATACATCCATACTATGAAAACGAATTCAATTACCCAATATATATGCACAGCAATTATTTCTCAATTTGTGCAATGTAgaacttctgctttttaaaattttcttagttTCTACATACCAACTTTTATTTCCCAGCTTTTCTACAATAGGATTATATTTTatagcaagaaaaaaatgtttctttttaattattattttattcatttggctgcattgggtcttagttgcagcctccTGGCTCAGTAGCTGTAGTAGTCACCCCTTGGcgtgtgggatctgagttccccagtcaggaatagaacctgcaccccctgctttggaaagaAGATTCCCAACCattggatcaccaaggaagtccggagaaaaaaaatattttaatattctgctCATCAATAACTAGTACAGGGTTTTCAAATTCTACACAGAGGGTGAGCTCTTGACTCCCGCAAACCTAGAGCACAGAGCTGACGGAGGATGGCAGGTTTCCACCCACCGAAGACAGGTCGCCCTGTGGCCAGGCCTAAGTGTAGTCTACGGTTCACAGTCTGACCGTCCGGAACTCTGGAAAGTTCtggtcagttaaaaaaaatttgatttgGAAAGGTTGAATTATTTCACCTTGTTCTTATAGAAATTTTGTTGACATTTTCCAGATCTCAAACTTTCCCAACCTGAGCAATTAAAACTcacacaaaaatgaaacaatgaataACCCACATTGAAAATAACtgtaagaatccgtctgcaatggaggacaccctggttcgattcctgggtcgggaagatctcctggagaagggaaaggctacccactccagtattctagcctggagaacctcatggactgttcagcccatagggtcgcaaacagctggacacaactaagagaTTTTCACAAACAACATactataattgatttaaaaaaccAGTTTCACTTGTCCTATCAAAGACTTATGACCACGTCAAAATTTGATAGGCACCTTCTCTAAGCAAACAGTATAGTGATATGCAAGACAATTAACTTATGTTCTATGAATTCCATTGAAACAGACACACGAAAATCTATAGGGTGCCCATGAAGCTGGAAACGTAGGTGAATATGCATGCGTgcatagtcacttcagtcgtgtccaattctttgtgaccctatggactatagcccactaggctcctctgtccatgggattttccaggcaagaatactggagtggattcccataccctcctccaggggatcttcccgacccagggatcgaacctgcgtctcctgcattgcaggcaagaattctttaccgctgagccaccaggaaagcccaaaagtgGACATATATAATACAGTTAAGGACAGTTTAAAAGTGTAAAATacttgcacacatacacatgcacaaacacacacaatgctTCCAGACTTTATGTAGAATGGAATCAAGTCCCACATACCTGGAATCCTGTTCAGTGTTACCCAGAAATGCTCATCAGGGGAGTAGGTGTCCCTCGACCACTGAAGTAAGTCAACAGCCCTCTGGTCTCGGagaacaaaattaacaaattctCTTGTAAGCGCTACGTAGGCGGAACCAAAGTAAATGGTGAGATTATGGGGAGGTGGCATTTTTCTTATCCAAGTACACAgcataaaggaaaacaaaccGTATCCCTGCTCCAAGTGCCTGTATTTGGTCCTTCTGATAATGTGAGGAGGAGGCAGCACCCCGGGGGTGATATTTTTCCCCTTAAATCCTTTGAGATACTGGATGATCTCCCGATTGGTTTTCAGGGGGAAATCTTGCCCGCAGGTGTTGATGGTGTATTTCCATGGCACCTCCGAGTTTATGAGGTCTTGCAGGCAGTTCAGGTCAGCCTGGAGCCTGGAAATTCCTGCGTAGACCACAGACTCCATCTTGGAAGCCAGGAAGGCATTTGGGAAGCAGCTCAGTAATCGCTGCACCGCATCTTTAAATTCAGCTGTCGCTTTCTCGTCCACGTGAACGCAGTAGACGTTCTGAGGCATGTAGACAGCCCTGAAGAGCCTCTGGAATGTATCCAAGTCCTTGTGGATGACCATGACATATGCCAAAGGGAACTCAGCTTCTTCTTTGGACAGAGGTTTCATTATGTAGTGATTCCGGGTCAGGTATCGTTGGCAAGTTATGTCTTTCAGTGGTGTCATTGGTATATTTCCACCCAAGATTTTCTTCCCTGCTACAGCCATGCCACAGACCTCTGCAAGCACCGAGGAGTTTGCGATTTTCCCCACGAGCAGGTGTTTTGGCAGGTTGAAATGGTCGGTATACAGGAACCAAAGAGTTATGGAAACGGCCGTAAGCCCTACAGCAAACTCGAACATCTTCAGCCTCATGTTTCCTACCATCTCTCCTGCGTCTGTCACGGTGTATCATTACAAAATCAGCCGCAGCTTCATCCTCTGACTGTTGGAGAATCAACTCCTGCTTCTTATTTTGAGCAAGAAGAGAAATATTGCCTCTCACTTAAGGGTCAAGGGGTCAACCCCAAGCTTGAAGTTCTTCTCTTACAATGAAGGAACGGAGTGGATCCAAGAACCTGAGCCACTGGGACCAACGGAGCAAGAGCGGTGTGGCGGTGTGTACCTTGGTCCAGGCCAACTTCAAGTGAAGACCCTGGCCAATCTGTCACGGCTGCCAACTCAGCATGTTCTCCCgggagggtgggcaggaggaGGTTGAACGTGGGTCCTTCTTACAGCCCTTTTACCCCCGCCAGAGAGGGACCTCATCACCGTCACTGATGTCGTCTTTAAGCCCAGGGGACAGCTTATTTCTTCAGTTTGGGGCCCGTCTTATTTGTCATGAGGCAGGTCACTGCTGGCACCGACAGATACTAACCTTGACGGCACCCAGAATTCCTCAACAGCACTGCGTCCCTCTACctaaagataaaaatcaagaaTTCATTGAAGTGCAGGATTGGATGGAATTGTGCAGATTACTCAGACCAGCTCACTCAAGTCACAAATGCAGTCCCTTGAAAATGAACTGTCATTGACGTTTTATcacattttttttgggggggtgctgCACTGAGTGGCCTGCGGAATCTTAGGTCCCtggccaaggatcgaaccccggGCCCCTTACAGTGGAAGcgtgtagtcttaaccactggactgctagggaagtccttcTATCACTCTCTTGGCCCCACTTTCTCCCTGACGGTCTGGGAGGTGAGCATGGGCGTGATGCCCGCAGGAGGAGACTGAAGCCCACTTGCCTGAGAGTCAATAATGAGTTCATGGTAGCATCAGGTTTCGACTCTAGCAGGGTGGAGAACATTCTACCCGGAATAGTCTCTTCCCACCCGTTTACTTGATGAGCTCCTCCTGTCCCCCAGACCCTTGTGTGATACCCCTTCCCTGCCTCCCGTGTTCAGGTTAGGAGCCCTTCCCCCTGTTCCACTGGGACCTGGCGCCCCACTTTCTGTTTGCCTGTTTGCCCCGCCACTAGCCCAGGGAAGATGATTTCTGTCTACTGATCACGGTGTTTTTGGCACCTAGTTGATAGTAGGCATGCATCATAAAATTAAGTCTGGTCATTCTTCTTCCCTCCACACCAGGGGTGGGCAAAACTACAATGGGCATCATGGCAGGGGAGGGGGGGGCGCAATCcacctgtctttcttttttttttttggctgcatagcatgtggaatcttagttccccaagcaggaatCGAATCTGTGCCACCCATATTGAAAGGGCAGAAGGGCAGAGTCTTTAtttttgaaagcacagagtcttaaccactggacgtccagagaagtccctgccatatgtttttgtacagtttgtgtgcattttaaaaaaatatcctttatTGCTGTATCTTGATTTACTCATTTCAGACATTGTATATTGATTTTCTCCCATGGTAGATGAGAACTTAGTTCTTCCACaccgtgcgtgcatgctaagtcgctttagttgtgtttgactctttgcgaccccatggactgtagcccatcaggctcctctgtcctagggattctccaggcaagaatactggagtgggctgccatgaccttctccatcATCACTGTACATTTTTGAATGGCTGAAAGAAAATtcgaagaaagaaaaaatgtttcacGGCacgtgaaattcaaatttcagtgtccatgaaTACAAGGCCATTGGAACATAGCCATTTGTTTACAGACTGTAAACGCAGAGAATCCACTAAAGTGGATGGTTCTCTTGTTCTTCTCTGCACCCGGTCACTCGGAGAGCCTCACCTGAGACTCGAGTGAACTGGAAATTCAGAGCGCGACGCTCGGCCGGACCCCAGCGTGACTCGAGCTTTGGCAAGATCTAGTGCTGCCACCCAGCGGCCGTGAGGCGCATAGCTCGGCCTCGTGGACGACCTCCTGCTTGACAGGAGGGAGAATTCTTGCCATTACAGAGTCTTATTCCCCACTAGACTGGGGGCAACTCGGAAGGAAGAACCTGTCTTTGAAGACATTAGAAGTGCTCAACGTGGCGTTTGAGCGTTGCTGAAGAAACCTGCCAGATCTCAAAATCCCAACCCCATCAGCCAGCCACAGTCTCCACAAGGACATTTATGAAGGTCTTATGAGGAAGCAAATTGTTTTGCTGAGTTATTCAAGAAAAACAGCATAGCAATAACTTCCATACATCTCATTAAGTCACTGGGGGACttctccggtggtccagtggttagcactcagcgcttccactgcaggggactcagggtgatccctactcagggaactaagatcctacatgctgggtccggggccaaaaaaaaagtcattggtaACAAGGGCATCTAACAGAGGTTCTGAAAAAAATGGGACAAGAGACAAATTAGATCAGGTGGAAGAAAAGCCAGAAAGGTCTGGAGCCCGGGGTACTCTTGGGAATTTTTTGGAATGTTCTGGCAGCAACAGCTAAGGAGCCTGGAGAGCATGTGAAGGCAGTGAGCTGCATCGCTTTTATTATTCATTGCAGAATTAGATATGTCTTAAACATAAAAAGTTACCCAATGTCCTAGGCACATGCATCAAAATCAAGTCATTTTATGTTAGTCCTTCTCTTGTAATTTAGagttttccctggtggttcagatggtaaagaatccacatgcaatgcatgagacccaagttcaatccctgggtcggaagatcttctggagaaggagtGAGAGTCCCAGCCTGATGGTCTTAGGAATCATGTGGCTGTCAGGGTTAGAAACCCACCCAGAGAAGTTCGGTTGTGTGAGATGACTTGTCTgaggcccccacccacccacccactgacGGCAGCCGGAGTTGGAATTGAAGTCCTATCCGACTGGCCCCAGAGCTGGACTTCTTTGCTGGCATGGAGCCCCTGTCCCGTCTCCATACTCAGCTCATCTGTTTCAGAACAGAATCAAGAAGGCAgagcattgggcttccctggtggtccaggggataagaatctgcctgctgatgcaggggatactggttcaatccctggtccaggaaggttacTGAGCCCATCCTCTGGAACCCAtgttccaaaacaagagaagccactgcagtaggaagcctgagcaccacacaactagagagtagcttccACTCTCTAcatctagagaaaccccaagcacagcTGAAAGtaacttaataaataaattaaattattgtttttaaaaaagaaggcagagcatcaTCTTGTTAGACTTCAGCTGGGAATGTACAAGTCTGGCGattcaggcatttttttttttttcgcagcTCTGTACATGTGGGCCAATGACCACAAGTATTGATTTGGGGATTACAAATTTTAGAAAGTAGACAAATATGCAAATTTAGAATCGGTGAATAATGAGGGGTACACTCAGAGGTGTAGGGGTTGCAGCCTGGCTTTCAGACCTTCCCAGCATGACTGTTGGGGCATCTGGTCCTGCAGTCACATCGCCAGCACGAACCCCGAGTCCCTAAGGTGCCAACCGGCTTAAGTTTAACactctgatgctgctgctgctgctgctaagtcgcttcagtcgtgtctgactctgtgtgaccccatagacggcagcccaccaggctcccccgtccctgggattctccaggcaagaacactggagtgggctgccatttcctcctccaatgcatgaaagtgaaaagtgaaagtgaagtcgctcagtcatgtcgactcggctcgacctcatggactgcagcctaccaggctcctccatccatgggattttccaggcaagagtcctggagtgggttgccattgccttctctgttaacACTCTGTTAGGGGAGCTTAAACATTGACAGCTTTAACCTCCCGCTAAGTGGAAAACTGACCCCAGGTCCTCTGTGTCCATAAAGAGAGTAAGCGTAAGTGTTCTTTCATTAATTGTGGCATCCATTGATCATCTGATTTGATAACATTTTAGAGCATTTGGGACAAagtgtgcgcgtgcacacacagtTCTGTTACTGGGTTGCTTTCCTGGTAAGAAGAGCAGAGTTCTGGTTCTTGCACTTACTGTGTAAACTTGAGCGAGACTGGGAATCAGAGGAGCCtaactgagagagagagacaaatagacagacacacaggcacacacgcaAGCCTATAACGTGTGTATAACGTGTGTATAACTTGAGTATAACGTGTGTAAAGCATGTTATAggcttgcgtgtgtgtgtgctcagtcgtgtccgactctttgccaccccgtggactgtagcccaccaggctcctctgtccataggatttcccaggcaagaaactggagcaagttgccatttgctcctccaggggatcttcctgacccagggatcaaatccatgtctcctgtgtctctgcatcgcaggtggactctttaccactgagccacctagaaatTACTTCTGGGCAAACTCCTTCCCTCACCTTCCCTTCCTGGGTTAACCCACTCCCTAGGCATTCGTGGTACAacctcagaattttccagaaccCCATATGTCTTCAGTAAAATCCCAGCCACCGAGACTGGCTAtgcagtaaaacaaacaaacaaacaaaacccatcaTTCATCAACGTGGAGATGAGCTGGTCTGGGGCAGCTCTGGAGCCACTGTCATGGTCTCAATCTTAGTCTAAATGCAATCCAGATGAGCAATTATAATTAGCTAACTAAACAGATTTTCTGTCGGTCTGGATCGATCACTGAGACAGATGTTCTCATGAATCTAGGAGCATTCGGACCCTGGTCCCCTGCCTTTGTGTGGATAGATGGGAGTTCCGACCGCTGGCTTCCGAGAGCCCCGAGAGTGCGGGGAGGAGGACTCCCCTAAAGCATGCACACgcctccctctgcccccagcatCCATTCTCCACAACCTCCAAGAGTCTCCTTACATCGCAAATACAGCTGCAGGGCAGAATGCTTGGACAAGTTCGATCCTGCCCCAGTTCTAACCTTGCTTTGAGAAAAATGTGGTCATTTACATTTCTCCCTCTTAAAATTCCTGAGAAGCTGTCTTCCACCCTCGAGTCTGGGTGCCCCCCATGAATCCTGGCTCACCCCCCCAGATCAAACTGAGTAACTTGGGAAAGAATTGTCCCCCAGAGCGCTTTAAGGCTCATTAGACCTATTCTCAGCTGCTTTTAATTCTGGAAGAATTTCTTTTCCGTACATGTCAGGAGGCTGAGCCTGACTCTGAACTTGGGGCTTCTGCTGCGCTTTCCCCCTCCACCCCGGGTGACTCCACTGAAGCTCCCGCGGGCTGGAAAGCTTGGCAGTGGCCACGCTGACCACCGCGTAGAGAAACCGGGTCATCAGAGGACAGCAGCCATTCTGGCAAAGAGGGAAAGAAGGCGGCATCAAGAATTACAGTTTCCCTCACAGGCCAGGGGGCGCCTGGCAGGAAAGGGGCGAGCGCGTCACAGCTGCTTGAATCCCAGTGACAACAGGAGGAGACCATTCCGATTTGAACTCCGTCAGTACAAACCTCTAACAGTTTATTTTGTTTGGGTCCTGCTTTGAGAGgcttcttgaaaggaaaataatggaCAGGTCTCTCCCTGGAGGGTGAATCGGTGGGAAAATTAGAAATAAGCCTTTCCACTCTGCTTTGGTAACGATGGGGAGATGGTACACGGACAGCGTGTACACGTCACAGGTCTGATTTGTGTTACTTATTTGAATTCAAGTCCAGAAGAGCCATTCTCACCACTAGCTAAAGTCAGTGCCCAGCTGCTTTGGTCCTTGAAAGCACAAGGACCAGAGATGGTTGTCCTGGCTTCTCATTACCCCCGGCAGGACTTGCTCAGAGCTGAGCAGCAGGGAACAGACAGATTTGGGTTTAAATCCCATCCCCAGCCCTCATCAGCTGTGTTCTTCCGGACAGACTGTTAAAATCTTTAGTTTCCAGTTACTCTGTGTAAATGCATTGTCAGGGTTCTCCTAAGAAACAGAACCTATATGgtctctcttctctgtctccctcaaTAGATCAATACCAAGAGAGACTGACTTATTTTATGGAATTTGCTCCTGTGATTTTGGAGGCTAGCAACTCTACAATCTGTAGGTTAGACTGTCAGGGAGAAGATCCTGCTGAGAGTTGATATGAAATTCAGGTAAAAGTTAAATAGGGGCCTTAAGTCTGAATTCCTACCAACGGGTATGAAACTCAGCAGGGTTTCTATGCTGCTTTCTTGAGGCAGGAGTGCTTCTAGAAACTTCAGTCTTCACTCTCAGAGCCTCCAACTGATCATATGCAGCCCACCCACCTTATGAAGGGCAATCTCTGTTAAGCAAAGTGGATTGATTTAATCCCATCTATAAACCCTCTCACAGCAACATCTAAACTAGGTTTGATCAAGAAACTGGACCCCAAAGCCTAGTCACACTGACCTCATACATTAACCATCATGCTCTGTAAAGTGTGAATAATGATCTTTACTTCTTCAGTGGGTCCTTGTAAGAACTGAATAATTAGGCAGAGAATCTCCACTGTGTCCTGTATATACAGGAGGTTGGAAA
Proteins encoded in this window:
- the LOC122696838 gene encoding N-acetyllactosaminide beta-1,6-N-acetylglucosaminyl-transferase-like produces the protein MRLKMFEFAVGLTAVSITLWFLYTDHFNLPKHLLVGKIANSSVLAEVCGMAVAGKKILGGNIPMTPLKDITCQRYLTRNHYIMKPLSKEEAEFPLAYVMVIHKDLDTFQRLFRAVYMPQNVYCVHVDEKATAEFKDAVQRLLSCFPNAFLASKMESVVYAGISRLQADLNCLQDLINSEVPWKYTINTCGQDFPLKTNREIIQYLKGFKGKNITPGVLPPPHIIRRTKYRHLEQGYGLFSFMLCTWIRKMPPPHNLTIYFGSAYVALTREFVNFVLRDQRAVDLLQWSRDTYSPDEHFWVTLNRIPGMWDLIPFYIKSHTPRGDYYSY